The sequence CTTTAGCCATGTCACACACTGCTGTACAAGGAAGTATGGGTAGTCGCTATGCCACAGGAATGAGCTCCCACAGAGTATGTCAAATCTGCCCTATAACATGTTCTTACTAGATTCTcactttttcatctaatattgcCATTATATGTGTGATGTCAAAGATGCACTTGCTGAATTATTTGTCTTTACTGTGTGTTCTCTAAACAGATATATCTGTTTGAGTATGAGAATTTCCAAGGGCGCATGATGGAGCTGAGTGGAGAGTGTCGTAACATCTGTGACAAAGGGTTAAATCGTGTGGGCTCCATCAGAGTGGAATGTGGGCCGTAAGTACTCATCTGAAAAACCATGtatgatattaataatgataatcataataagatgagtgaaaaatgaaaaatatatggtgatggtgatgatgatggtgatttttattattattattacacaaaaataatgtacactaccattcagatgTTTTGGATGgaattattttaagattattaatttattttattttgaaaggatatgttaaaactgatcaaaagcgACAATAAACAAAGAACCAtgataaaatgtatcagtttccacaaaaatattaagcagcacaactgttttcaacactgattataataagaaatctttcttaaaaacaaatcagcataataaaatgatttctgaaggatcgtgtgactaaagactggagtaatgactgctgaaataaataagtcattttaaatgacttaaatgatttaaatacatttaaataactttaaaaataatgacaaattagattattcaaatattttttaatttgtaataattttagtagtaatagtaatagtaatagctATTAATCTTTTATCTATTCATCTGAAAATTCatcttatcattttaaaatatattaaattaaaaaactttttaaattaaaatactatttcatattattactgttgtattatttatttatttgtatgtttgtttgctttctttctttcttttaaataaataagctgcGCTAAGCATAattggaaaaacattttaaaaatcataacaacCCCAAAATTTTTAATACTATGTTATAAAGGAGTAATTTAAATGGGAAGTccattaaaaaagataaatgtcctgattttatattttccatagatcaaataatgaacaatttaaaaaaataaataaatataaatatgtaattcttTTTTGTTAACTCCACATCTAATCAGACAtacaaaacaactgttaactAGCACTGTTTATCATAAAATCTGATTCATAAATACACAATTTTCCATACTGTAAATGCAGTAGATGTAAACAGCATTTACAGTACATGTGCCCTTTACCATTTTGCAGATGGGTAGGTTTTGAGCAACAGGATATGACCGGTGAGATGTTCATGCTCGAGAGAGGTGAATACCCACGCTGGGACACTTGGTCCAACAGCTACCGTTGTGATCGTCTCATGTCTGTCCGGCCCGTTAGAATGGTGAGTGACCGTTGCATCACTCCATTTCCCACTTCATCCCCAACCAACCAATACAGGAACACAGTAACAAGCTTATGGCCTTTCTACATGTAGGACCCACAGGACCACAGGATCTGTCTGTATGAATGCATGAACTTTGATGGTCGTAAGATGGAGGTTTCTGATGAGGACATCCCAAGTTTGTGGTGTTACGGCTTCCAGGACAGAGTCGCCAGCATTCAAGTAAATGGTGGAACGTAAGTGATTTAGCATCTCTTATATATTACAAAAAGGTGATTACCTAGCTATTTGATGTCACTTTATCAATTAATGTATTCTATGCTCATTCCTACTTTAGGTGGGTTGGATATCAGTATCCAGGCTACCGTGGATATCAGTACCTGTTTGAATTCAGATCCTACAAACACTGGAATGAATGGGGCGCCCATCACCCCCAGATCCAGTCTGTGCGAAGAGTGAGAGATATGCACACGCATCCCAGAGGCTGCTTTGAGATGGCATAAGGAACGATACACGGCATGGACAGGTGGACAAAACCACGCAGAGAAACCCTgtggaatgtttaaaaaaaaaatattcatattcgaAAAGAGCTGCTCTAAATAGGAATGAACTATCATATGTTCATGTGTGTCATGACTAGTTGCAGAACCACTTTTAAGTACAGCATTTTACGTCCAACCGCTTAGTTAAAAATAAGTATAGCAAATGGATAAAACAATTTTATGTCCCAAATTTAATGCTTGATGAAGCATTCATCAGCTTTGTTTGATAGTTTTGCatcattgcatgtttttttttgctctacCTAAACCTCCAAGCATTCTGTTTCATTAGTTTATATAAGAATGTCTACCATCTACAAATGACCTAAAGCTAGTCAGAGCCCATTTCTAATTTAGCTGCTAAGCCCTGCAGGGAATAGTCATTGAACCAGAAGGAGGTGCAATTCAGCACCTCAGCATACTCAACCTTCTCCTGCTTCATCACAGCACATCTTCTAGAATCTAGAAGCTCAACCAGTATCGTGATGATCAGGGTTCTCAACATGGCAGGCTGGATGGGAAGAAGAGAActgcttttcttcttcttgttcccGGTATAGATTTCAGACATCCTTTATTTACGAAATAGAGAAGATCCTGCAACACTTTATCTTTCTCAGGGATGCTGGcatctaaaaacacatttacttgaaaataaataaacaaaaataaaagattttaaagcataattatTGTACAATGTCCTCAATTCATTGCTCTGCTCTCATATTAACAGTGCTTAGACTTGAGAACGCATTAGGTGAATTAATTCTTTATTTCATTCATCATGCATAATAAATGAGgaaacaagaaaaattaaaacaactgatATAGACACTAGATGGTAGTGGATAGttgatatatgaaaaaaaaaatcccttacaaaaataaccatggtttaattataataaaactgtatagtaaccatgttttgaTTTACGAGTGATTACTATTTGTATagccacagttttactacaaatgccatggttaaactatagttCACAAGTTTGCCTGCCTATCCAGTCCTGATGGTTAATGGTAAACAAACTTTGCTTGCTGTCCTTAATAGAGGCTCGTAATGATCATTGACAGGACTGAATGATAAGGCTCCTCCCAAACCTACGTTTGGAACTTCCTTTAGTGTTgctggttaatttgtggttaccatggtttaactatagagccatgtttttttggttttatatgaAGTTCCAAATGTAGGTTGGGGAGGAGCCTCATCATTCAGTCCTGTCAAATCATCATTACGAGCCTATATAAGCAGCTCTCGTTGTATGGTCCCAGCGTCAATTCTTCCCgcatccctccacctccccatcttttcctctatttctgtttttctccctcTAGGTAGTACTGCAATGGGGGGGGTTGAACTCGGCACTCAAGTCGAGCCTCCATTAAAGACAGCAAGCCAAGTTTGTTTACCATTAACCATCAGGACTGGGTGGGCATACAAACTCGTGAAAtgtagtaaatccatggttaatttttgtatagatagatagctagatagatatgtatatatatatatgaacaaaaaaaagtctGATCAAAATGAAACAGCATACATTACTTTAAGACAGAAGTGACTTTCGAACCGTCTGCCCACTTCCTTCCGCAAGTTAATTATACTGTTCATCTCTCTGGGGTTTTGCTTGATTGCATGAAGTGGTTGCTTTAATACcttcagcagcagacagacaTGCAGATCACAGAGCGAGAGCCACTCGCCCTATAGGAAAGAAGGAGTAAAATAACTCAATATCTTTAGAAGACTAACTAGCTGGGGGAGGTGAATGCGCTATTCTTGTATCCGTAAAAAGCCTGCGTTAAATAACGACAACGCATAACACAGCAGAGGTGAAGCAAACAAACGGCCCTTGCCAAAGAGATTAGGTGCGAAGACTGCAACGCGTGCACCAAACGCAGCATCGTATCGCATTTAGAGATGAAAGTGAAGCAAGGCTGCGACGCGGGTGTCCCTTGTACGACTGAAGAGGTTTTGTTAAAAAGCACAGAAATATCGCCGGAGGATGTACTCGGGCTGCAGAAGATCACAGACAGTAAGTTCAGTAACATCAATATCACTCTCAAACAGGAAGCTTCCGCTGACGAGCTGCTCTGCTAACTTACACTGTTGCACATTTACCAGTGCAAAATTGCAGGTTTCGCTCCTGCATGTTTAGTCTCGCGGTCTGTGTTTTATTCAGTCTCGCGCTGTGACATTCTAAGTACGAAACCTCATTTAAAATGGAACGTCTTCATTTCGAATGTGACTGCGATGTTACGATTTCATTTAGCGTCTGCGTCTTTGTATGGTCTACATTTTGGCCGAACGAACCCAGTGATATGGTTCATTCGGCTCTTCCTTGGCAAATAAACAACACTGTGGACATTTCCATGTACTGACAGACAGTGACTACGTAGGCTATTAAGTTAACTGATGAATGGGCTGAGAATTgaataatatattcattatttatggTCGAAGCGACTGAACACCGTAGTAAAATACTCGGACAGTGATTCCTGCACGACTGTTCATCAGCGTGGAGAatgaatgactcttttgagccggttctttttagtgaatcaaaacactTACTAATCACTGTGTATTAATCGGACGTAGGCTAGTTAATGAATGGCTGTTCATATGAAAACGTCTAGTCAAAGATATCATTTTGAGTTTTGTTGTAATCAGtggtatttcataaaaaaataaatagcctgaaataaataaagaaaggctagttatttttgtttaatcaaacaacaacagTTAACGTAGGGCTAGTTTTAAAGGACCTCTAAAAAGTCTGTAAAACAAGGTCATTAAAAACAGGAGTTATATACATCTTTTAACCGAGCCTAACTTATTCTCAGGTGTgattgttttgcaaaaaaaaaaaaataaaataaaataaataaatattccagaATCTAAATATGGCCTATCTTATGATTAGAGGATCATTTGCAgccattattcatttttaatacgTTTTTATGTCCATGTATGATTACAAAGTTATTACTTTTGCTGAAGCTCATACTATCTGGGAAGGTTTTTTCAAAACAGGCTTCAGCATTTACTTTAATTAGGCTACAACTGTAAGTATACTGTAGCACACACTTAAACAAGTTgtagggttattacagttaactaaaaaatcaattaaaatattacttgaaataaaatatataatagctcaaataaaaaaaaaaaaaaaaataatttaatttataattgatttaatataaaaaaatatatatatattatatatatatatatatatatatatacatatatatataatatatatatatatatatatatatatatatatatatatatatatataactcagaTAGTTAATCTGATCATGATTTGGTGATGAGTCAACATATTATTGTGTGGGAAATCTATCATAATGCAGTGTTAGAATTTGATTTGACTAGTGATacttaaaaaggaagtaaaatttTGATTGACTCATtcaataactgtttcttcttcaCTAGTTAGCTTACAATGTAATTACAAACAAAAAGAGGACCTTGTTGGTtctgtatattataatttttgcatGCATCACTTCATCAGGAACTCAGATGCTAAGCTTTAGTATGGCTGGATGACTCAGTATTGCTTGTGAGCTGTTGTTCTGGCTGTTTTAATGTTGTCTTGCTCATTGCTCCAGCCTGCAAGGCACTCTGTCTGGCACTTAAACAAAGATAACTGAGTAAAGACCAGATCTGTTAAATGCAAATGCTCGGTTTCTACAGATTTCAGATCATCAACAGTTTTTACAGCACTGGCACTGTCACAACTTAAGACATTTGCATTACTGTTACCCTCATCTCATGGCTTCTCACAGTCCATAAAGAATATTTCACATGGAAATAATAGCTACTCTGTCTCATCTTTGCCATCACTTGTTGTTCTCAGTCATTAGCTCTGAAATGTGAGTGGTTTGTGGTTGAAAAATCAACAGTGTATTCTTATCCTGAGCTTTGAAACatctatttgaataaatatattcacaaatgCATGGAAGAAAAGTCCTGAGAAATCACTCTCTTttatttaaattggaaaaaacaaaaacatgtctgaTTTATCACTTGGATTAGtgctctaaaaataaaagctgctcCTGATTAAGGATACAGGCTGCTATTCTGAGGAAAGTGGACATTTGTATGCAGGCTTGCTTTTTTGTCTTCTTTAACTCGTTACTGTTATAAACAAGAATGCAGAGTATATTTAAGTcataaaatagtataaatgtaagttatgtttaataaatgttgtgATTTCATTAGGGAAAAGTATTGGCTTTTTAGCAAATGGTTAAATCCTTCTATCTTTGGTTTAACTGCTCAGTTTGGCACTTTGGAAACTTAATAAAGAATGAATTATATGGTGTTTAGATACGCACTTAATGCCTCATAAATCTCAATGAACCTGTGTGGTCTTGTAAATGAACACTGGATTGATCATAATCTGTGTTTGTTATACGCAGCAGTTCCttttgtttacccaaaaataacaGGTGGTAGTTATCTTGGATTGGATTCAGAAGATATGTTGCTAGGTGACAGCATTAGAAGCAGTGAAGCGAGGCTCCTTGGTGGTTTGGAAAGCTACATTGACACTTGACTGCCACATTGCTCTGATTATTTCTGTCTTGATGATTTGCACACATTTGACGTTTTGTCAGATAATCTAAAAATCACAAAGATACTgctttatataaatgaattaacttGGCTATTTTAGGTTACACaagcaaaaaaaactttaagaaacAGGCAGAAATAACTCATTTAAGTaacaactgcacattttcacttttttatagtTCACAAATAAAGCAGATGCTTCATAAACAAACCAGGAGCTTCGCCCACTTGATGTGAGGTTTTTCAGGCAATTATCCTGATATTGGACCACtggactttaaaatgaaaaatggttaCACTTATAATGAGACCTCCATCATGAAAactagatatttattttatttttaaaatgtatcagccaaacattataaataattgacTAAACTTATAATAATGCCACCACCATGAAAATTGGGTTATAACACGAGGCATTTTGTGTTATACATTATAAgttatactatatttaaaatttttactatctgattattaaaaataaatgactaaactTAAGATGCCTCCATGAAAATGGGGTAATGGGGTAGTTTTTTTATGTACCTGCTCGGCATTCTAAATAATTGACTAAACttataataatgcaataactgaaaaatattataatgttatgcaTGTCacctatgttatgttatgttatgttatgttatgttatgttatgttatgttatgttatgttatgttatgttgtgttgtgttgtgttgtgttgtgttgtgttgtgtccagatctttatctttttcattttaaagaatatgaatcACTAAATAACGTTTAAATTAATGAGATTTACACTTAGAAATATGCACTATTATTTATGTTGACATGAACTGTCTCTGATCATCTGTAGGTTCTCTTTACCTCTTCACTGACTATTTGTATTTTTGCACTCAGTCACAAACAGCAGTGTAAGCTCACATACAGTAGATTGGTCCCACTGTGTGCCAATTCATGAGGTTAAGTAAACATAGCAAAACATTTCCCTGAACAATTTATTTAGTGCTATAAAGGTGTTGATATAACAAGCAAGTTTTGTGGTATTAGCcagtgcagtttaaaaaaaaaaaatgcaaagtatCTGTTTCTCGTCTATTCAAGTTTCAGTGTTCTGCTCTGAATCGGCTCTTAATCGGTGTTAATATGGACGGGACATTTTTGAAAACTACTAATTCTATAGGACATTTTTTAGGGAATGATTAATGCTTGATTGTTTaaagtttttatgttatttattttcatcatcacATATCTGATTTGTGAGTTTTGTGgaacactgacatttttttattttttctatccGCATAATTATTTTCATGCTTACATGAAACGGTTATTTCATTAATAAACCACAATATAAAGCTGTTTTAAAGCCTGAGCAGATGTTAGTATTTGCCTTCCCTTTCTCAGCTTGGCACACTTCTGAAGCAGAGGAGCTATAAATATCTCAGGTTATTGGCTAAATCCAGTGTTGCCCATCTGTTAACTAACAGGAAGCTTGGGTAGAGGATAGGTGGGACGTCTGCACTGTCCCACAGGAAGGAAGTGATATACTCAGCCTATAGTGTTGAGCTCATCTCAGTGTCATCCTAGCAGAGATGGACCTCTCAAAAGTTATCCCCTTAGCATCTCCCAATCTGTGCCTTGTGATGGTGAACAATGTAAGCTTCTTAAGTATAATCCATCCCAGGGAGAAGAGGGCTGACACAGCTGCTCCTCGCACCTCATGTGCCTCCTCTGGGAGTCTGGCATGAGGAAAGAGGGACGCATGTGAAAGGGCATGATAAGACTGGAATGACCCAAGTCGTTAACTCCAGGACACAAATAAATCACCACATATAGTATTTGGACAGTTAAGCTGCACTGTGTGTCATTGCATTAGAGTTTTAAACGGGGATCCAGGGACTCCAAATAAATGCTTTGCTTATGGGTCTACATAAAATTTTAGTGTAAATCAGATTTTACATTCAAACCACTTATGCCTTGATCAATAGACTAAAAAatcatttgtatgtatatatattcaaatcTCAAGTTGACAGTTATACTTGTTGACAGCTGAGCTCAACCCTCCATTACTAATTCCaaaacatcactttagaactagtaacaaaggaaaattgagttgcttcattgaaagcttaAAGTATTACTTTATTAAAAGCTTACTATATTATATAgagtagagtattatgagagataGACTGAgcaagtgtgattacctgcatctgatacagcattcattctttagctccatctcatattcacaataaaacattaatttgaatgCCCGCTAaagaaagcgatatctttgttgTACTAGCCTTTCATATGTTAATGATTTCCAATGACAGCattgctcagtgcatttgttggctgcgTCTTGCAaggtgttgttgaaagtaaaaatactaTCTTGTTTCCAACCCTGTTTCAGCCTCTTTcagtataaaagtctttactgctgactcactcataaaacaGTCACTTGCGCTATCAAATGGTggaataatgtaactaaaatcactgtctcaaacacatacacaccatttcccaatactaaatactattaaataattactactgttatataaaatattacttagtatagaataataattaataaacatcaacagccatcataaaagtcaaaagtacaaaggcagcgctcttatatacatataaatatatacacgctactttattattgtcattatactATAGCACATTATTACTAAAGCAAAACATCCAGCCAACTGCcattttttacacaaaacagCACAAGCACACTGTTAAAGCAAACTTAAATTTTTGAATTAATAGG is a genomic window of Cyprinus carpio isolate SPL01 chromosome B15, ASM1834038v1, whole genome shotgun sequence containing:
- the crybb1l3 gene encoding crystallin, beta B1, like 3; translated protein: MSHTAVQGSMGSRYATGMSSHRIYLFEYENFQGRMMELSGECRNICDKGLNRVGSIRVECGPWVGFEQQDMTGEMFMLERGEYPRWDTWSNSYRCDRLMSVRPVRMDPQDHRICLYECMNFDGRKMEVSDEDIPSLWCYGFQDRVASIQVNGGTWVGYQYPGYRGYQYLFEFRSYKHWNEWGAHHPQIQSVRRVRDMHTHPRGCFEMA